In the Pseudoliparis swirei isolate HS2019 ecotype Mariana Trench chromosome 19, NWPU_hadal_v1, whole genome shotgun sequence genome, one interval contains:
- the fbxl3l gene encoding F-box/LRR-repeat protein 3 isoform X2 has translation MKRGKTGLKSKCQRFPSHMGRAQRLKPLRSSFALTSLEDWGNLPHHVVLQIFQHLSLVDRAKASSMCRCWNGVFHSPDLWRRFEFELNQPATSYLRSTHPDLIQQIIKRHAQHLQYVSFKVDSCTESAEAACDILSQLVNCSIKTLGLISTARPSFMDVSQVHFVSALTVVFVNSKSLSSIKIDDTPVDDPSLQVLVANNSNTLKFLKMSSCPHVSPAGILFVADQCHGLRELAMNYHLLSDELLLALSSEKHVHFEHLRIDVEEFEPFFREETPVTHLYFGRAASKEMLGRIGLNCPRLVELVVCANSLEPLDEELILIAERCKSLSAIGLGECEVTCSGFVEFVKMCGGRLTQLSIMEEVLIPDSSYNMEQIHSEVSKHLGRKWSPDMMPTW, from the exons ATGAAACGAGGAAAGACAGGTCTCAAATCAAAGTGCCAGCGCTTCCCCTCTCATATGGGGAGGGCTCAAAGACTGAAACCATTGAGGTCCAGCTTTGCCCTGACTTCACTAGAGGACTGGGGTAACCTGCCACATCACGTTGTCCTGCAGATCTTCCAGCATCTGTCTCTCGTTGACCGGGCCAAGGCCTCGTCGATGTGTCGCTGCTGGAATGGCGTCTTTCACTCCCCTGATCTTTGGAGGCGGTTTGAGTTTGAGCTCAATCAGCCAGCCACGTCTTACCTGCGCTCCactcaccctgacctcattcAGCAGATCATTAAAAGGCATGCCCAGCACCTGCAGTATGTCAGCTTCAAG GTGGACAGCTGCACAGAATCTGCAGAGGCGGCCTGTGACATCCTCTCCCAGCTGGTGAACTGTAGCATTAAGACCCTGGGGTTGATTTCCACAGCACGGCCCAGCTTCATGGATGTGTCTCAG GTTCACTTTGTGTCTGCACTGACTGTGGTGTTTGTCAACTCCAAGTCCCTGTCCTCTATCAAGATTGATGACACGCCAGTGGACGACCCGTCCCTGCAGGTGCTGGTTGCCAACAACAGCAACACCCTAAAGTTTCTGAAGATGAGCagttgtcctcatgtctccccAGCAG GTATCCTGTTTGTAGCAGACCAGTGCCATGGACTCAGGGAGCTAGCTATGAACTACCATCTCCTGAGTGACGAGCTCCTGTTGGCCCTCTCCTCTGAAAAACACGTCCACTTCGAGCACCTGCGCATTGACGTG GAAGAGTTTGAGCCCTTCTTCCGCGAGGAGACTCCCGTCACCCACCTGTACTTTGGACGGGCAGCTAGCAAAGAGATGCTGGGACGCATCGGACTGAACTGTCCTCGGCTGGTGGAGCTCGTGGTGTGCGCCAACAGCCTTGAGCCCCTGGACGAGGAGCTGATCCTAATCGCTGAACGCTGCAAAAGCTTGTCTGCCATCGGGCTCGGCGAGTGTGAAGTGACCTGCAGTGGCTTTGTGGAGTTTGTAAAGATGTGCGGGGGCAGGCTGACTCAGCTGTCAATCATGGAGGAGGTGTTGATCCCAGACAGCAGCTACAACATGGAGCAGATCCACAGTGAGGTGTCGAAGCATCTGGGCCGCAAATGGTCCCCTGATATGATGCCGACCTGGTAG
- the fbxl3l gene encoding F-box/LRR-repeat protein 3 isoform X1 has product MKRGKTGLKSKCQRFPSHMGRAQRLKPLRSSFALTSLEDWGNLPHHVVLQIFQHLSLVDRAKASSMCRCWNGVFHSPDLWRRFEFELNQPATSYLRSTHPDLIQQIIKRHAQHLQYVSFKVDSCTESAEAACDILSQLVNCSIKTLGLISTARPSFMDVSQVHFVSALTVVFVNSKSLSSIKIDDTPVDDPSLQVLVANNSNTLKFLKMSSCPHVSPAGILFVADQCHGLRELAMNYHLLSDELLLALSSEKHVHFEHLRIDVVSENPGQTHFHTIQRSSWEALVQHSPKVNIVMYFFLYEEEFEPFFREETPVTHLYFGRAASKEMLGRIGLNCPRLVELVVCANSLEPLDEELILIAERCKSLSAIGLGECEVTCSGFVEFVKMCGGRLTQLSIMEEVLIPDSSYNMEQIHSEVSKHLGRKWSPDMMPTW; this is encoded by the exons ATGAAACGAGGAAAGACAGGTCTCAAATCAAAGTGCCAGCGCTTCCCCTCTCATATGGGGAGGGCTCAAAGACTGAAACCATTGAGGTCCAGCTTTGCCCTGACTTCACTAGAGGACTGGGGTAACCTGCCACATCACGTTGTCCTGCAGATCTTCCAGCATCTGTCTCTCGTTGACCGGGCCAAGGCCTCGTCGATGTGTCGCTGCTGGAATGGCGTCTTTCACTCCCCTGATCTTTGGAGGCGGTTTGAGTTTGAGCTCAATCAGCCAGCCACGTCTTACCTGCGCTCCactcaccctgacctcattcAGCAGATCATTAAAAGGCATGCCCAGCACCTGCAGTATGTCAGCTTCAAG GTGGACAGCTGCACAGAATCTGCAGAGGCGGCCTGTGACATCCTCTCCCAGCTGGTGAACTGTAGCATTAAGACCCTGGGGTTGATTTCCACAGCACGGCCCAGCTTCATGGATGTGTCTCAG GTTCACTTTGTGTCTGCACTGACTGTGGTGTTTGTCAACTCCAAGTCCCTGTCCTCTATCAAGATTGATGACACGCCAGTGGACGACCCGTCCCTGCAGGTGCTGGTTGCCAACAACAGCAACACCCTAAAGTTTCTGAAGATGAGCagttgtcctcatgtctccccAGCAG GTATCCTGTTTGTAGCAGACCAGTGCCATGGACTCAGGGAGCTAGCTATGAACTACCATCTCCTGAGTGACGAGCTCCTGTTGGCCCTCTCCTCTGAAAAACACGTCCACTTCGAGCACCTGCGCATTGACGTGGTGAGCGAAAACCCCGGGCAGACACACTTTCACACCATCCAAAGAAGCAGCTGGGAGGCCTTGGTCCAACACTCACCCAAGGTCAACATTGTCATGTACTTCTTCCTTTATGAGGAAGAGTTTGAGCCCTTCTTCCGCGAGGAGACTCCCGTCACCCACCTGTACTTTGGACGGGCAGCTAGCAAAGAGATGCTGGGACGCATCGGACTGAACTGTCCTCGGCTGGTGGAGCTCGTGGTGTGCGCCAACAGCCTTGAGCCCCTGGACGAGGAGCTGATCCTAATCGCTGAACGCTGCAAAAGCTTGTCTGCCATCGGGCTCGGCGAGTGTGAAGTGACCTGCAGTGGCTTTGTGGAGTTTGTAAAGATGTGCGGGGGCAGGCTGACTCAGCTGTCAATCATGGAGGAGGTGTTGATCCCAGACAGCAGCTACAACATGGAGCAGATCCACAGTGAGGTGTCGAAGCATCTGGGCCGCAAATGGTCCCCTGATATGATGCCGACCTGGTAG
- the atp7a gene encoding copper-transporting ATPase 1 isoform X2 has protein sequence MPQKVNLCSVSLGVVGMTCGSCVQSIEQRIGLLPGVIRIKVSLEQNNATVIFDQSQHSPESLSEAIEDMGFESSLSDSSTVTPVSTDTQLIPTSSLTSAAQHDALEKLSQFQGVLDVGKSPDQMGITVTFVPSLTSAQQLSEVVAISTPLEKPTTSCPMQKGPALSPSQNTGGGVALLKLNIEGMTCHSCTSTIEGKIGKLNGIEKIKVVLETQEASLVYLPSLITVQTIINQIAVAGFNAFVKSKPRPLQLSLSEIQRLVDSQKTTASSPSEETEIFIDTTLIALEVKGMHCRSCVVNIQDNICMLPGVSSVEVSLEKEKASICYDPLKVTVTQLQQAIEALPPGHFKAQTWESSGPLCSDSPTPALSPPRPARATQAKPAASQPCFIQPLASVVNIHIEGMTCNSCVQSIESMISQRKGVISAHVSLSDHKGTFDYDPLLTTSEELREAVEDMGFDAFLPETNSLLPAPNPSLSKSLSLSHVKDKELDSDLHKETLQRHDKDTHSKCYIQIGGMTCASCVANIERNLKNESGIYSVLVALMASKAEVRYNPELIDPVKIVEYVKELGFTASVMENYEGSDGNLELVVRGMTCASCVHKIESSLMKEKGIIYASVALATNKAHIKHDSEIIGPRDVIKLIENLGFKASLVKRDRTASHLDHSPEIRQWRKSFLVSLFFCVPVMGMMTYMIIMDHQMNVHHHNATVEDRNHYHAAMFLERQLLPGLSIMNLLSFLFCVPVQFIGGRYFYIQAYKAVKHRSANMDVLIVLATSIAFTYSLVILIVAMVEKAKVNPITFFDTPPMLFVFISLGRWLEQIAKSKTSEALSKLMSLQATEATVVTLGSDKSLISEEQVDVELVQRGDVVKVVPGGKFPVDGRVIEGHSMADESLITGEAMPVTKKIGSIVIAGSINQNGSLLVSATHVGTDTTLSQIVKLVEEAQTSKAPIQQYADKISGYFVPFIVGISGLTLIVWLVIGFLDFALVEKYFPGYDKSISKAEAVIRFAFQASITVLCIACPCSLGLATPTAVMVGTGVGAQNGILIKGGEPLEMAHKIQSVVFDKTGTITYGAPKVIQVKIVVEGNKMPRTRLLAIVGTAENNSEHPLGAAITKYCKQELSTESLGACTDFQAVPGCGIRCRVSNTETLLKQADSDSEDNNQCNNVLVQISDTRMFTSSHPLIMDPQPLSLVQTANYVVLIGNREWMRRNCLQVRPDIDEAMMEHERRGHTAVLVAVDDLLCAMIAIADTVKPEAELAVHTLINMGLEVVLMTGDNSRTARAIAAQVGIKKVFAEVLPSHKVAKVEQLQQAGKRVAMVGDGVNDSPALAMADVGIAIGTGTDVAIEAADVVLIRNDLLDVVASIDLSKKTVQRIKINYVFALIYNLVGIPIAAVLIVCPQVCSFPLVWCYSRGWAPLPWLCHLSLWCCPPCYSNVTLSPLLRSWRPDWGTADVREACQTSASTSAWARCAAPPPHSACWTAL, from the exons ATGCCACAGAAAGTCAATCTGTGTTCAGTTTCCCTTGGAGTGGTGGGAATGACTTGTGGCTCCTGTGTCCAATCCATCGAGCAGCGCATCGGGTTGCTCCCTGGAGTGATACGTATAAAG GTGTCTTTAGAGCAGAACAATGCCACGGTCATATTTGACCAAAGCCAACACAGCCCAGAGTCTCTGTCCGAGGCCATCGAGGACATGGGCTTTGAATCAAGTCTATCAGACTCCAGCACAGTCACACCTGTCTCTACTGATACCCAGCTGATCCCCACCTCGAGCCTGACATCGGCAGCTCAACATGATGCTTTGGAGAAGCTATCCCAGTTTCAGGGAGTGTTGGATGTCGGAAAGAGCCCAGACCAGATGGGCATCACTGTTACCTTTGTTCCTTCCCTGACTTCTGCACAGCAGCTGAGTGAGGTGGTGGCTATCTCAACACCTCTGGAGAAGCCCACAACCAGCTGTCCAATGCAAAAAGGCCCAGCCTTGTCTCCATCTCAGAACACAGGAGGGGGGGTGGCGCTTCTTAAGTTGAACATTGAAGGAATGACCTGTCACTCCTGCACCAGCACAATTGAAGGGAAGATTGGAAAACTGAACGGGATTGAAAAGATCAAAG TTGTGTTAGAGACTCAGGAAGCTTCACTcgtgtacctgccctccctcatCACAGTCCAAACCATCATCAACCAGATTGCTGTGGCCGGCTTCAATGCATTTGTCAAGTCCAAGCCTCGGCCTTTGCAGCTGTCCCTCAGTGAAATCCAACGTTTGGTTGATTCTCAAAAAACAACTGCTTCTTCACCGTCAGAGGAGACGGAAATCTTCATAGACACAACTCTTATTGCACTAGAGGTAAAAGGCATGCACTGCCGTTCATGCGTGGTCAATATCCAAGACAATATCTGTATGCTgcctggtgtctcctctgtggagGTCTctctggagaaggagaaggcctCCATCTGCTATGATCCTCTAAAGGTCACTGTGACTCAGTTGCAACAGGCCATTGAGGCGCTGCCTCCAGGACATTTCAAGGCTCAAACCTGGGAGTCCTCTGGCCCTCTCTGTTCTGATTCGCCCACGCCTGCCTTATCGCCACCTCGGCCTGCACGAGCAACCCAGGCAAAACCTGCTGCCTCTCAACCTTGCTTTATCCAGCCATTAGCATCTGTAGTTAATATTCACATTGAGGGCATGACATGCAACTCCTGTGTCCAGTCCATCGAAAGCATGATTTCCCAAAGGAAGGGGGTGATTTCAGCCCACGTCTCTCTGTCTGATCACAAGGGGACCTTTGATTATGATCCCCTCCTGACCACATCAGAGGAGCTGAGGGAGGCCGTAGAGGACATGGGCTTTGATGCATTCCTACCTG AGACCAACTCTCTGCTGCCTGCACCAAATCCCAGTCTCTCTAAGTCTTTGAGTCTTTCACATGTGAAAGATAAGGAGTTGGACAGTGACCTACACAAAGAAACCCTTCAAAGAcacgacaaagacacacactccaAATGCTACATCCAGATAGGAGGGATGACCTGTGCTTCCTGTGTGGCAAACATCGAGAGAAACCTCAAGAATGAATCTG GTATCTACTCAGTGCTGGTAGCACTAATGGCCAGTAAAGCAGAAGTGCGTTATAACCCTGAGCTCATCGACCCTGTGAAAATAGTTGAATATGTGAAAGAGCTGGGCTTCACCGCCTCTGTTATGGAAAACTACGAAGGTTCAGATGGAAACctagaactagtg gtcaggggaatgaCGTGCGCCTCTTGTGTTCACAAAATTGAATCCAGTCTCATGAAAGAAAAGGGGATTATATATGCCTCTGTTGCCTTGGCAACCAACAAAGCACACATTAAGCACGACTCGGAAATTATAGGGCCACGAGATGTCATCAAGCTGATCgag AATCTAGGGTTTAAAGCATCTTTGGTGAAGCGAGACCGCACCGCCAGTCACCTGGACCACAGCCCAGAGATCCGACA GTGGAGGAAATCCTTCCTGGTGAGCTTGTTTTTCTGTGTCCCTGTGATGGGCATGATGACCTACATGATTATCATGGACCACCAGATGAATGTTCATCATCACAATGCCACAGTGGAGGACCGCAATCACTACCACGCCGCCATGTTCCTGGAGAGACAGCTGCTCCCAGGGCTCTCCATcatgaacctcctctccttcctcttttgTGTGCCTGTACAG TTTATTGGAGGTCGCTACTTCTACATTCAAGCCTACAAAGCAGTCAAACACCGATCTGCAAACATGGATGTGCTAATTGTTCTGGCTACCTCCATAGCCTTCACCTACTCACTGGTCATCCTCATAGTTGCCATGGTGGAGAAGGCAAAAGTCAACCCCATCACCTTCTTCGACACACCACCAATGCTCTTTGTTTTTATCTCCCTGGGGCGCTGGCTGGAACAGATAGCCAAG AGCAAGACATCGGAAGCTTTGTCCAAGTTGATGTCTCTCCAAGCCACTGAGGCCACAGTGGTCACGCTCGGCAGCGACAAGTCCCTTATCAG TGAGGAGCAGGTGGATGTCGAGCTGGTGCAGAGGGGCGATGTGGTGAAAGTCGTTCCTGGAGGGAAGTTCCCAGTAGATGGGCGGGTCATTGAGGGACACTCCATGGCCGACGAGTCACTGATCACAG GTGAGGCCATGCCAGTGACGAAGAAGATTGGGAGCATTGTGATTGCAGGCTCCATAAACCAAAATGGCTCTCTGCTCGTCAGTGCTACCCATGTAGGCACGGACACCACGCTGTCTCAGATTGTCAAACTTGTAGAGGAGGCTCAGACTTCAAAG GCTCCCATCCAGCAGTATGCAGATAAGATCAGTGGCTACTTTGTCCCCTTCATTGTTGGCATATCCGGCCTCACGCTGATCGTCTGGCTTGTCATCGGGTTCCTCGACTTCGCTCTAGTGGAGAAGTACTTTCCT GGTTACGACAAGAGCATTTCCAAAGCTGAGGCAGTGATTCGTTTCGCCTTCCAGGCCTCCATCACAGTGTTATGCATCGCATGTCCCTGTTCCCTTGGCTTGGCAACCCCGACAGCTGTGATGGTGGGCACAGGGGTCGGAGCCCAAAATGGCATCCTGATAAAGGGAGGAGAGCCGCTCGAAATGGCTCATAAG ATCCAGTCAGTGGTGTTCGATAAGACTGGGACCATCACGTATGGCGCTCCGAAGGTTATCCAAGTCAAGATAGTTGTGGAGGGGAACAAGATGCCTCGTACCCGACTGCTGGCCATCGTGGGTACAGCGGagaacaacagtgaacaccctCTGGGAGCAGCTATCACCAAATACTGCAAACAG GAGCTCAGCACAGAGTCTCTTGGCGCATGCACCGACTTTCAGGCAGTGCCCGGCTGTGGCATTCGGTGTCGGGTCAGCAACACAGAGACCCTACTGAAACAGGCAGACAGCGACAGCGAGGACAACAATCAGTGCAACAACGTCCTTGTCCAGATCAGTGACACCAGGATGTTCACTAGCTCCCATCCACTCATCATGGATCCACAGCCACTAA GCCTAGTCCAGACTGCCAACTACGTTGTGTTGATTGGCAATAGAGAGTGGATGAGAAGGAATTGCCTGCAAGTTAGACCGGATATAGATGAGGCCATGATGGAACATGAGCGCAGAGGACACACTGCTGTTCTCGTAGCTGTAGATG ATCTGTTGTGTGCGATGATAGCTATAGCAGACACAGTGAAGCCGGAGGCTGAGCTGGCTGTTCACACTCTGATCAACATGGGTCTGGAAGTTGTGCTGATGACTGGAGACAACAGCAGGACGGCACGTGCCATCGCAGCTCAG GTGGGCATCAAGAAGGTGTTTGCAGAGGTGCTGCCCTCCCACAAGGTTGCTAaggtggagcagctgcagcaggcagGAAAGAGAGTAGCCATGGTGGGCGACGGGGTCAACGACTCACCCGCTCTGGCCATGGCTGACGTGGGCATTGCCATAGGAACCGGGACAGATGTGGCCATAGAGGCAGCAGATGTGGTTCTGATCAGG
- the atp7a gene encoding copper-transporting ATPase 1 isoform X3, which yields MPQKVNLCSVSLGVVGMTCGSCVQSIEQRIGLLPGVIRIKVSLEQNNATVIFDQSQHSPESLSEAIEDMGFESSLSDSSTVTPVSTDTQLIPTSSLTSAAQHDALEKLSQFQGVLDVGKSPDQMGITVTFVPSLTSAQQLSEVVAISTPLEKPTTSCPMQKGPALSPSQNTGGGVALLKLNIEGMTCHSCTSTIEGKIGKLNGIEKIKVVLETQEASLVYLPSLITVQTIINQIAVAGFNAFVKSKPRPLQLSLSEIQRLVDSQKTTASSPSEETEIFIDTTLIALEVKGMHCRSCVVNIQDNICMLPGVSSVEVSLEKEKASICYDPLKVTVTQLQQAIEALPPGHFKAQTWESSGPLCSDSPTPALSPPRPARATQAKPAASQPCFIQPLASVVNIHIEGMTCNSCVQSIESMISQRKGVISAHVSLSDHKGTFDYDPLLTTSEELREAVEDMGFDAFLPETNSLLPAPNPSLSKSLSLSHVKDKELDSDLHKETLQRHDKDTHSKCYIQIGGMTCASCVANIERNLKNESGIYSVLVALMASKAEVRYNPELIDPVKIVEYVKELGFTASVMENYEGSDGNLELVVRGMTCASCVHKIESSLMKEKGIIYASVALATNKAHIKHDSEIIGPRDVIKLIENLGFKASLVKRDRTASHLDHSPEIRQWRKSFLVSLFFCVPVMGMMTYMIIMDHQMNVHHHNATVEDRNHYHAAMFLERQLLPGLSIMNLLSFLFCVPVQFIGGRYFYIQAYKAVKHRSANMDVLIVLATSIAFTYSLVILIVAMVEKAKVNPITFFDTPPMLFVFISLGRWLEQIAKSKTSEALSKLMSLQATEATVVTLGSDKSLISEEQVDVELVQRGDVVKVVPGGKFPVDGRVIEGHSMADESLITGEAMPVTKKIGSIVIAGSINQNGSLLVSATHVGTDTTLSQIVKLVEEAQTSKAPIQQYADKISGYFVPFIVGISGLTLIVWLVIGFLDFALVEKYFPGYDKSISKAEAVIRFAFQASITVLCIACPCSLGLATPTAVMVGTGVGAQNGILIKGGEPLEMAHKIQSVVFDKTGTITYGAPKVIQVKIVVEGNKMPRTRLLAIVGTAENNSEHPLGAAITKYCKQELSTESLGACTDFQAVPGCGIRCRVSNTETLLKQADSDSEDNNQCNNVLVQISDTRMFTSSHPLIMDPQPLSLVQTANYVVLIGNREWMRRNCLQVRPDIDEAMMEHERRGHTAVLVAVDDLLCAMIAIADTVKPEAELAVHTLINMGLEVVLMTGDNSRTARAIAAQASSTPSARVFSTAGDTISPERSRILPEKADMLIFLNKNC from the exons ATGCCACAGAAAGTCAATCTGTGTTCAGTTTCCCTTGGAGTGGTGGGAATGACTTGTGGCTCCTGTGTCCAATCCATCGAGCAGCGCATCGGGTTGCTCCCTGGAGTGATACGTATAAAG GTGTCTTTAGAGCAGAACAATGCCACGGTCATATTTGACCAAAGCCAACACAGCCCAGAGTCTCTGTCCGAGGCCATCGAGGACATGGGCTTTGAATCAAGTCTATCAGACTCCAGCACAGTCACACCTGTCTCTACTGATACCCAGCTGATCCCCACCTCGAGCCTGACATCGGCAGCTCAACATGATGCTTTGGAGAAGCTATCCCAGTTTCAGGGAGTGTTGGATGTCGGAAAGAGCCCAGACCAGATGGGCATCACTGTTACCTTTGTTCCTTCCCTGACTTCTGCACAGCAGCTGAGTGAGGTGGTGGCTATCTCAACACCTCTGGAGAAGCCCACAACCAGCTGTCCAATGCAAAAAGGCCCAGCCTTGTCTCCATCTCAGAACACAGGAGGGGGGGTGGCGCTTCTTAAGTTGAACATTGAAGGAATGACCTGTCACTCCTGCACCAGCACAATTGAAGGGAAGATTGGAAAACTGAACGGGATTGAAAAGATCAAAG TTGTGTTAGAGACTCAGGAAGCTTCACTcgtgtacctgccctccctcatCACAGTCCAAACCATCATCAACCAGATTGCTGTGGCCGGCTTCAATGCATTTGTCAAGTCCAAGCCTCGGCCTTTGCAGCTGTCCCTCAGTGAAATCCAACGTTTGGTTGATTCTCAAAAAACAACTGCTTCTTCACCGTCAGAGGAGACGGAAATCTTCATAGACACAACTCTTATTGCACTAGAGGTAAAAGGCATGCACTGCCGTTCATGCGTGGTCAATATCCAAGACAATATCTGTATGCTgcctggtgtctcctctgtggagGTCTctctggagaaggagaaggcctCCATCTGCTATGATCCTCTAAAGGTCACTGTGACTCAGTTGCAACAGGCCATTGAGGCGCTGCCTCCAGGACATTTCAAGGCTCAAACCTGGGAGTCCTCTGGCCCTCTCTGTTCTGATTCGCCCACGCCTGCCTTATCGCCACCTCGGCCTGCACGAGCAACCCAGGCAAAACCTGCTGCCTCTCAACCTTGCTTTATCCAGCCATTAGCATCTGTAGTTAATATTCACATTGAGGGCATGACATGCAACTCCTGTGTCCAGTCCATCGAAAGCATGATTTCCCAAAGGAAGGGGGTGATTTCAGCCCACGTCTCTCTGTCTGATCACAAGGGGACCTTTGATTATGATCCCCTCCTGACCACATCAGAGGAGCTGAGGGAGGCCGTAGAGGACATGGGCTTTGATGCATTCCTACCTG AGACCAACTCTCTGCTGCCTGCACCAAATCCCAGTCTCTCTAAGTCTTTGAGTCTTTCACATGTGAAAGATAAGGAGTTGGACAGTGACCTACACAAAGAAACCCTTCAAAGAcacgacaaagacacacactccaAATGCTACATCCAGATAGGAGGGATGACCTGTGCTTCCTGTGTGGCAAACATCGAGAGAAACCTCAAGAATGAATCTG GTATCTACTCAGTGCTGGTAGCACTAATGGCCAGTAAAGCAGAAGTGCGTTATAACCCTGAGCTCATCGACCCTGTGAAAATAGTTGAATATGTGAAAGAGCTGGGCTTCACCGCCTCTGTTATGGAAAACTACGAAGGTTCAGATGGAAACctagaactagtg gtcaggggaatgaCGTGCGCCTCTTGTGTTCACAAAATTGAATCCAGTCTCATGAAAGAAAAGGGGATTATATATGCCTCTGTTGCCTTGGCAACCAACAAAGCACACATTAAGCACGACTCGGAAATTATAGGGCCACGAGATGTCATCAAGCTGATCgag AATCTAGGGTTTAAAGCATCTTTGGTGAAGCGAGACCGCACCGCCAGTCACCTGGACCACAGCCCAGAGATCCGACA GTGGAGGAAATCCTTCCTGGTGAGCTTGTTTTTCTGTGTCCCTGTGATGGGCATGATGACCTACATGATTATCATGGACCACCAGATGAATGTTCATCATCACAATGCCACAGTGGAGGACCGCAATCACTACCACGCCGCCATGTTCCTGGAGAGACAGCTGCTCCCAGGGCTCTCCATcatgaacctcctctccttcctcttttgTGTGCCTGTACAG TTTATTGGAGGTCGCTACTTCTACATTCAAGCCTACAAAGCAGTCAAACACCGATCTGCAAACATGGATGTGCTAATTGTTCTGGCTACCTCCATAGCCTTCACCTACTCACTGGTCATCCTCATAGTTGCCATGGTGGAGAAGGCAAAAGTCAACCCCATCACCTTCTTCGACACACCACCAATGCTCTTTGTTTTTATCTCCCTGGGGCGCTGGCTGGAACAGATAGCCAAG AGCAAGACATCGGAAGCTTTGTCCAAGTTGATGTCTCTCCAAGCCACTGAGGCCACAGTGGTCACGCTCGGCAGCGACAAGTCCCTTATCAG TGAGGAGCAGGTGGATGTCGAGCTGGTGCAGAGGGGCGATGTGGTGAAAGTCGTTCCTGGAGGGAAGTTCCCAGTAGATGGGCGGGTCATTGAGGGACACTCCATGGCCGACGAGTCACTGATCACAG GTGAGGCCATGCCAGTGACGAAGAAGATTGGGAGCATTGTGATTGCAGGCTCCATAAACCAAAATGGCTCTCTGCTCGTCAGTGCTACCCATGTAGGCACGGACACCACGCTGTCTCAGATTGTCAAACTTGTAGAGGAGGCTCAGACTTCAAAG GCTCCCATCCAGCAGTATGCAGATAAGATCAGTGGCTACTTTGTCCCCTTCATTGTTGGCATATCCGGCCTCACGCTGATCGTCTGGCTTGTCATCGGGTTCCTCGACTTCGCTCTAGTGGAGAAGTACTTTCCT GGTTACGACAAGAGCATTTCCAAAGCTGAGGCAGTGATTCGTTTCGCCTTCCAGGCCTCCATCACAGTGTTATGCATCGCATGTCCCTGTTCCCTTGGCTTGGCAACCCCGACAGCTGTGATGGTGGGCACAGGGGTCGGAGCCCAAAATGGCATCCTGATAAAGGGAGGAGAGCCGCTCGAAATGGCTCATAAG ATCCAGTCAGTGGTGTTCGATAAGACTGGGACCATCACGTATGGCGCTCCGAAGGTTATCCAAGTCAAGATAGTTGTGGAGGGGAACAAGATGCCTCGTACCCGACTGCTGGCCATCGTGGGTACAGCGGagaacaacagtgaacaccctCTGGGAGCAGCTATCACCAAATACTGCAAACAG GAGCTCAGCACAGAGTCTCTTGGCGCATGCACCGACTTTCAGGCAGTGCCCGGCTGTGGCATTCGGTGTCGGGTCAGCAACACAGAGACCCTACTGAAACAGGCAGACAGCGACAGCGAGGACAACAATCAGTGCAACAACGTCCTTGTCCAGATCAGTGACACCAGGATGTTCACTAGCTCCCATCCACTCATCATGGATCCACAGCCACTAA GCCTAGTCCAGACTGCCAACTACGTTGTGTTGATTGGCAATAGAGAGTGGATGAGAAGGAATTGCCTGCAAGTTAGACCGGATATAGATGAGGCCATGATGGAACATGAGCGCAGAGGACACACTGCTGTTCTCGTAGCTGTAGATG ATCTGTTGTGTGCGATGATAGCTATAGCAGACACAGTGAAGCCGGAGGCTGAGCTGGCTGTTCACACTCTGATCAACATGGGTCTGGAAGTTGTGCTGATGACTGGAGACAACAGCAGGACGGCACGTGCCATCGCAGCTCAG gcatcctccaccccatctgcgagagtgttctccacggctggagacacaataagtcctgagagatcgcgtatcctcccggagaaagcagacatgcttatttttctgaacaagaattgttga